The Nitrosomonas communis genome has a segment encoding these proteins:
- a CDS encoding IS5 family transposase produces MQLGFFDLDNRYAQLSKLNDPLEELNRIIDWNLFADLLAETTTKPRKSEAGRKPFDRVMLFKMLVLQRMNNLSDDRLEYQVRDRLSFMRFLGLGLAGVVPDAKTMWSFREELKENHLMDRLFARFDECLRELEVELKSGQIIDATFVSVPKQRNTREENKMIKEDAVPIEWGQNPHKLAQKDIDARWTKKNSESFYGYKDHVNMDRDTKLITTWEVTSAQIHDSQVLEEVLQSPEVGGADIYADSAYRSNAQEESLVTSKYTSQIHEKGARNHPLTQAQKSSNKEKSRVRARVEHVFGSMTNELGGITIRTIGYGRAKVHIGLLNLVYNIKHVATLIRKGYFSFDRVSAPEMA; encoded by the coding sequence ATGCAACTCGGTTTTTTTGACCTTGACAATCGATATGCTCAGCTAAGTAAGTTAAATGATCCGCTTGAAGAGCTGAATCGCATAATCGATTGGAATCTATTCGCTGATCTTCTTGCAGAGACAACGACGAAGCCCCGGAAAAGTGAAGCAGGCCGCAAACCCTTTGATCGGGTGATGCTATTCAAAATGCTGGTATTACAAAGAATGAATAATCTGTCGGATGATCGGCTGGAGTATCAAGTCCGGGACCGGTTGAGTTTCATGCGGTTTTTGGGACTTGGTCTGGCAGGGGTAGTGCCTGACGCAAAGACCATGTGGTCGTTCCGGGAAGAGTTGAAAGAGAACCATCTGATGGATCGTCTGTTTGCAAGATTCGATGAATGTTTACGAGAGTTGGAGGTAGAACTGAAGTCAGGTCAGATCATTGATGCGACCTTTGTGAGTGTGCCTAAACAACGCAATACACGTGAAGAAAACAAGATGATTAAAGAAGATGCCGTTCCGATTGAATGGGGACAGAATCCCCACAAACTGGCGCAAAAAGACATTGATGCGCGTTGGACGAAGAAGAACAGCGAATCGTTTTATGGTTACAAAGATCACGTCAATATGGATCGCGATACCAAGCTGATAACCACATGGGAAGTTACTTCAGCGCAAATTCATGACAGTCAGGTTTTGGAAGAAGTGCTGCAATCCCCTGAAGTGGGAGGCGCAGATATTTATGCGGACTCAGCATACCGCAGCAATGCACAGGAAGAAAGTCTGGTCACCTCAAAATACACGAGTCAGATTCACGAAAAAGGCGCTCGCAATCATCCCCTCACGCAAGCACAAAAATCCAGTAACAAAGAGAAATCACGGGTACGTGCACGAGTCGAGCATGTGTTTGGTTCGATGACGAATGAACTGGGCGGAATCACGATTCGTACCATAGGTTATGGGAGAGCAAAAGTACACATAGGCTTACTCAACCTCGTCTATAACATCAAGCATGTAGCGACGCTGATTCGAAAAGGGTATTTCAGTTTCGATAGGGTTAGTGCGCCCGAAATGGCTTAA
- a CDS encoding IS630 family transposase has translation MTYPILFRRKVLSVREKENLSIAQVAKRFGVGVASVMRWIKTPDPKTTRNKPATRINMEMLAQDIKNYPDAYQYERAKRLGVSKQGINHALKRLGVTYKKKSLCHPKASEKERRIFQQKIEDYERAGRVIVYLDESGFAHDMPRTHGYAPVGERVHGVKNWHARGRTNVIGALIGKTLLTISLFIANITADIFYAWITQDLLPKLLPACVIVMDNATFHKRQDIQTAIANAGHTLEYLPPYSPDLNDIEPKWAQAKAIRKREGCSIEQLFAAYEI, from the coding sequence ATGACCTATCCGATATTATTTCGCCGTAAAGTATTATCCGTTCGTGAGAAGGAGAACCTCTCAATCGCGCAAGTGGCCAAGCGTTTTGGTGTAGGGGTCGCCAGCGTGATGCGTTGGATCAAAACTCCCGATCCCAAGACCACCCGCAACAAACCTGCCACCAGGATCAACATGGAAATGTTGGCGCAGGACATCAAGAATTATCCGGACGCGTATCAGTACGAGCGCGCCAAACGGTTGGGTGTCAGCAAGCAAGGCATTAACCATGCTTTAAAGCGTCTGGGCGTGACTTATAAAAAAAAAAGCCTGTGTCACCCCAAAGCCAGCGAAAAAGAGCGGCGTATCTTCCAGCAAAAAATTGAAGACTATGAGCGAGCAGGCCGCGTTATCGTCTACCTTGATGAAAGCGGCTTTGCGCACGACATGCCACGCACGCATGGCTATGCGCCAGTGGGTGAGCGCGTCCATGGCGTAAAAAACTGGCATGCACGAGGTCGAACCAATGTGATTGGCGCTCTCATCGGAAAGACGCTGCTGACCATAAGTCTGTTCATCGCCAATATCACCGCTGACATTTTCTATGCGTGGATAACGCAGGACCTGTTGCCTAAACTTTTGCCCGCTTGCGTGATTGTCATGGACAACGCAACCTTTCATAAACGGCAGGATATCCAAACCGCCATTGCCAATGCCGGGCATACACTTGAATACCTACCGCCTTATTCCCCTGACTTAAATGACATTGAACCCAAATGGGCTCAGGCCAAAGCCATCAGAAAAAGGGAAGGTTGTTCCATCGAGCAGCTCTTTGCCGCTTATGAAATTTAA
- the lolA gene encoding outer membrane lipoprotein chaperone LolA translates to MIRFSLYWLLCLLPVFAQASAIDSLRTFVQKAQTFKAVFSQTLLNKNIQVMQEATGVMMFERPGKFRWTYEKPYQQLIVGDGSRVWFYDQDLNQVTVRRLDVAIGSSPAALLAGSSTIERNFDLAEIEVNDEMEWLEAIPKTKESTFELIRMGFSQKGELREMVLRDNFGQFTLLVFTDLETNPVLSPDLFQFTPPKGADVISD, encoded by the coding sequence ATGATTCGATTTAGCTTATATTGGTTACTTTGCTTACTTCCTGTTTTTGCTCAAGCCTCTGCTATCGATAGCCTGAGAACATTCGTGCAGAAAGCACAAACTTTCAAAGCGGTATTTTCACAAACTTTGCTTAATAAAAATATTCAGGTAATGCAGGAAGCTACTGGCGTCATGATGTTTGAACGGCCGGGCAAGTTTCGCTGGACGTATGAGAAACCCTACCAGCAATTGATCGTCGGTGACGGCAGCAGAGTATGGTTCTACGATCAGGATCTCAATCAAGTGACAGTACGTCGGCTGGATGTGGCGATCGGCAGCAGTCCCGCTGCTTTATTAGCGGGCAGCAGTACGATCGAACGAAATTTTGATCTTGCAGAAATCGAGGTGAATGATGAGATGGAATGGCTGGAAGCTATCCCCAAAACTAAGGAAAGCACCTTTGAATTGATCCGCATGGGCTTTTCTCAAAAAGGAGAATTGCGTGAAATGGTTTTACGCGATAATTTCGGTCAATTTACCTTATTGGTATTTACTGATCTTGAAACCAATCCCGTTCTTTCTCCCGATTTATTTCAGTTTACCCCACCCAAAGGCGCCGATGTGATCAGTGACTGA
- a CDS encoding IS110 family RNA-guided transposase gives MAKFKRSKLELIHPNAAGIDIGSASHFVAVPPDRDNKPVREFKSFTADLNGLADWLEACEIDTVAMESTGVYWIPLYELLESRGLTVYLVNARHVRNVSGRKSDVLDCQWLQQLMSFGLLSGAFRPKDEICALRAISRQRDMLIRYQARHVQHMQKALAQMNIQLANVISDIVGETGQKIVRAIITGERDGHILANLKSNRIRAGKDEIEKSLVGNWREEHLFALKQAMSLYDAYSERLTECDRQLETMLAALQVHKVEICQKKRRSNVKNAPKFDLRAHLIGMCGVDLTRIDGIEVMTAMKVLSEVGADMSRFKSAKQFASWLGLCPGTKISGGKVLSGASKRTANRAAQALRMAAVSLKSSQSALGAYYRRLCGRLDKAKAITATAHKLARLIYTMLTKGTEYVDKGQEYYEERYRQRVLHHLTVRARKLGFNLTPVPEAT, from the coding sequence ATGGCAAAGTTCAAGCGAAGTAAATTGGAGTTAATCCATCCGAATGCAGCGGGGATTGATATTGGCTCTGCGAGCCATTTTGTGGCGGTACCGCCGGATCGAGATAACAAGCCGGTAAGGGAATTCAAGAGTTTCACCGCAGACCTGAATGGTTTAGCGGACTGGTTAGAGGCCTGTGAAATTGACACTGTGGCAATGGAATCGACGGGGGTATACTGGATTCCACTGTATGAACTTTTGGAGTCGCGCGGGCTGACTGTGTATCTAGTAAATGCGCGGCACGTTAGAAATGTTTCTGGCCGGAAGTCGGATGTACTGGACTGCCAATGGTTACAGCAACTGATGAGCTTTGGGTTGTTGTCTGGCGCATTCCGTCCGAAAGATGAGATATGTGCACTACGAGCCATATCTCGTCAACGCGATATGCTGATCCGTTATCAGGCGCGACATGTGCAACATATGCAAAAGGCTCTGGCGCAAATGAACATACAATTGGCGAACGTGATTTCGGATATTGTGGGCGAAACCGGTCAAAAGATCGTTCGTGCCATCATTACTGGTGAGAGAGATGGGCACATCCTGGCGAATCTCAAGAGCAATCGCATCCGGGCTGGCAAAGACGAGATTGAGAAATCGTTAGTCGGGAATTGGCGGGAAGAACACCTGTTTGCACTCAAGCAAGCGATGTCACTCTATGACGCCTACAGCGAACGACTCACCGAATGTGACCGGCAGCTTGAAACCATGCTGGCGGCACTTCAGGTGCACAAGGTAGAGATCTGCCAGAAGAAGCGCCGCTCCAATGTCAAGAACGCTCCCAAATTTGATTTGCGTGCCCATCTGATTGGCATGTGTGGGGTTGATTTGACGCGAATTGACGGCATCGAAGTGATGACTGCGATGAAAGTCCTGAGTGAAGTGGGCGCTGACATGAGCAGGTTCAAGAGTGCGAAGCAGTTTGCCTCGTGGCTTGGGTTGTGTCCTGGAACAAAGATATCGGGCGGAAAAGTGCTATCGGGGGCAAGCAAGCGCACAGCGAACCGTGCGGCTCAGGCACTGCGCATGGCGGCAGTTTCATTGAAATCCAGCCAGTCTGCACTGGGTGCCTATTACAGAAGATTATGTGGCAGACTCGACAAGGCAAAGGCAATCACAGCGACAGCACACAAACTGGCGCGCTTGATCTACACGATGCTAACGAAAGGAACCGAGTACGTCGATAAAGGGCAGGAGTACTATGAGGAGCGATATCGTCAACGCGTGTTGCATCATCTGACTGTTCGCGCTCGGAAGCTGGGGTTTAATCTTACCCCTGTTCCTGAGGCTACTTAA
- a CDS encoding ankyrin repeat domain-containing protein codes for MKNMKILLGEKFKRLYFITIATMLLIQVSVSFADNKEVDFLKAALTGDTATVEKLLKEDIKIDLQNPDGFTALAVAAQNGHTAVVNLLLKNNAAVDLQNVQGGTALLLAAKNGHADIVDALLAKGANPDLQNKNGLSPLMVASALGHTAIVNTLLAKGANPNLQDETQTTALHLAAQNGHLEIVKALLAKGGEPDLQDTNGASALILAALSGHQAVVETLLASGAQPNLKAVNDFTALILAAQNGQTAAVETLLARGANIDQQNQDGVTALMWAALHEHEDVVKLLLAKGANPELKSTSGKTALDMAKNPAIIELLKTANN; via the coding sequence ATGAAAAATATGAAAATTTTGCTTGGCGAGAAATTCAAGCGTTTATACTTTATAACGATAGCAACCATGCTGCTCATTCAGGTATCGGTGAGCTTCGCTGATAATAAGGAAGTCGATTTCCTCAAGGCAGCCCTGACAGGCGATACCGCAACTGTCGAAAAATTATTAAAAGAAGATATTAAGATCGATTTGCAGAATCCTGACGGGTTTACCGCACTGGCGGTTGCTGCGCAGAATGGACATACTGCTGTCGTGAACTTACTCTTGAAAAATAATGCAGCAGTTGATCTCCAGAATGTTCAAGGAGGAACCGCGTTGCTGCTAGCAGCTAAGAATGGTCATGCGGATATAGTCGATGCCCTGTTGGCTAAAGGCGCCAATCCCGATCTGCAAAACAAAAACGGTTTATCACCGCTGATGGTTGCCTCTGCTCTTGGTCATACTGCTATCGTCAACACTTTATTAGCAAAAGGAGCCAATCCGAATTTGCAAGACGAGACTCAAACGACTGCACTGCACTTGGCTGCTCAGAATGGTCATTTGGAAATTGTCAAGGCATTGCTAGCAAAAGGGGGCGAGCCTGATTTGCAAGACACAAATGGTGCTTCTGCACTGATTTTAGCTGCTTTGTCAGGTCATCAGGCAGTGGTTGAAACCTTGCTGGCCAGTGGCGCACAGCCTAATCTAAAGGCTGTCAACGATTTTACCGCACTGATATTGGCTGCCCAGAATGGTCAAACAGCTGCGGTTGAAACCTTGCTGGCAAGAGGAGCCAATATAGACCAACAGAATCAGGATGGTGTCACGGCATTGATGTGGGCGGCCCTCCACGAGCATGAGGATGTGGTTAAATTGTTATTAGCAAAAGGTGCGAATCCCGAGCTTAAAAGCACGAGCGGAAAAACTGCATTGGATATGGCCAAGAATCCAGCGATCATTGAGTTGCTTAAAACTGCCAACAATTAG
- a CDS encoding DNA translocase FtsK, producing the protein MAAVNKPMAKKANTNPLPPRIAKLFREAGCLILSGIALYLILIFISFDRADPGWSHSDHIDQIGNAGGRAGAWLADLLLYLFGASAWWWVVFFLSAVFWSYRRIDIASIFDPRALLISLTGFMILLTASSGFESLRLNTINLSLPLVPGGILGETLSKNLSLILGFTGTSLILVILMAIGFSLFSGLSWVRITEMIGEAIEESCLSLWNRLLALRDRRHEVISFLMRFKKDKQDNESIREAPMRFKQDKEDNEPLREVPRKPVRENQKKPAAEPSSPPFRIELPEPAIQKPARPVKEKITSSFTDSSDALLPPLHLLDEPQKDVELLSNDTLEFTSRLIERRLQEFGVEVKVVSAHPGPVITRYEIEPAVGVKGNQIINLVKDLARALSVASIRVVETIPGKTTMGLEIPNPKRQMVRLYEILSSQPYADMASPLTIALGKDISGRPIVSDLAKMPHALVAGTTGSGKSVAINAVILSLLYKATPEQVRLILIDPKMLELSVYEGIPHLLTSVVTDMRDAANALNWCVAEMERRYKLMSSLGVRNLAGYNQKVRDAKNNEEILTNPLSIAPNGPAQLEEMPLIVVVIDELADLMMIMGKKVEKLIARLAQKARAAGIHLLLATQRPSVDVITGLIKANIPTRIAFQVSSKIDSRTILDQMGAEALLGQGDMLYLPPGSGYPQRVHGAFVADHEVHQVVEYLKEHGEPCYVEEVLKASDEDSELSGENGETSRQAGGESDPLYDEAVAIVLKSRRASISLVQRQLRIGYNRAARLIEEMERAGLVSAMQSNGNREVLAPNRDD; encoded by the coding sequence ATGGCTGCTGTCAATAAACCAATGGCGAAAAAGGCTAATACTAATCCTTTGCCGCCTAGAATCGCCAAATTGTTCCGAGAAGCAGGTTGTCTGATACTAAGCGGCATTGCCTTGTATCTGATATTGATTTTTATTAGTTTTGATCGTGCTGATCCTGGTTGGTCACATAGCGACCATATCGATCAGATCGGTAATGCCGGGGGAAGAGCTGGTGCCTGGCTGGCAGATTTGCTGCTTTACCTGTTTGGCGCTTCAGCATGGTGGTGGGTGGTTTTTTTTCTTTCGGCAGTCTTCTGGAGCTATCGCCGCATTGATATTGCCAGCATCTTTGATCCACGTGCACTGCTTATTTCACTGACAGGTTTTATGATTCTGCTGACAGCCAGTAGCGGTTTCGAATCACTTCGTTTGAATACGATTAACCTGTCTCTTCCCTTGGTGCCGGGAGGGATACTGGGCGAAACCCTGAGTAAAAATCTTTCCCTGATACTCGGTTTTACTGGTACCTCGCTCATTCTGGTCATTTTGATGGCGATAGGATTCAGTCTGTTTTCCGGGTTATCCTGGGTACGCATCACTGAAATGATAGGCGAAGCTATTGAAGAATCTTGCCTATCTCTATGGAACCGCTTATTGGCTCTGCGTGATCGTCGCCATGAAGTGATTTCCTTCTTGATGCGCTTTAAGAAAGATAAACAAGACAATGAGTCGATCAGAGAGGCTCCCATGCGTTTTAAGCAGGATAAAGAAGACAATGAGCCGCTCAGAGAGGTGCCGAGAAAGCCTGTCAGAGAGAATCAAAAAAAGCCTGCTGCCGAGCCTTCTTCCCCACCGTTTCGGATAGAGTTGCCTGAACCCGCTATTCAGAAACCGGCTCGCCCTGTTAAAGAAAAAATAACCTCTTCTTTTACCGATTCATCTGATGCGCTGTTGCCACCGCTTCATTTGCTGGATGAGCCGCAAAAAGATGTTGAGCTGCTATCTAATGACACGCTGGAATTTACTTCCCGTCTGATTGAACGCAGGCTGCAGGAGTTTGGGGTTGAAGTCAAAGTAGTGTCTGCCCATCCCGGGCCGGTCATTACGCGTTATGAAATTGAACCTGCTGTCGGTGTCAAAGGCAATCAAATCATTAATCTCGTCAAGGATCTGGCGCGCGCGCTTTCCGTTGCCAGCATTCGTGTGGTCGAAACCATTCCTGGCAAAACCACGATGGGTCTGGAGATTCCCAATCCCAAGCGGCAAATGGTTCGGCTGTATGAGATCCTCAGTTCTCAGCCGTATGCGGATATGGCATCGCCTTTGACCATTGCGCTCGGCAAGGATATCAGCGGTCGCCCGATTGTATCTGATCTCGCGAAGATGCCGCATGCACTGGTGGCAGGCACGACCGGCTCGGGTAAATCAGTGGCGATCAATGCAGTCATTCTGAGTCTGCTTTACAAAGCCACACCTGAGCAAGTCCGGCTCATTCTGATTGACCCGAAAATGCTGGAGCTATCGGTTTATGAAGGAATTCCTCATTTGCTGACCTCGGTAGTGACGGATATGCGTGATGCAGCCAATGCGCTCAACTGGTGCGTGGCTGAAATGGAACGGCGTTATAAGCTGATGTCTTCGCTCGGAGTGCGTAACCTTGCTGGCTATAACCAGAAAGTCCGTGATGCCAAAAATAATGAGGAAATACTGACTAATCCACTGAGTATAGCGCCGAATGGACCTGCGCAACTGGAAGAAATGCCACTGATTGTGGTGGTGATCGATGAACTGGCTGATCTGATGATGATCATGGGAAAAAAGGTCGAGAAACTGATCGCGCGGCTTGCACAGAAAGCCCGTGCGGCAGGCATCCATCTGCTACTGGCAACACAACGGCCTTCGGTCGATGTCATCACGGGTCTGATCAAAGCCAATATTCCTACTCGAATAGCTTTCCAGGTTTCCAGTAAAATTGATTCGCGTACCATTCTTGATCAAATGGGTGCAGAAGCCTTGCTTGGTCAGGGTGACATGCTCTACCTGCCACCAGGCAGCGGTTATCCGCAGCGGGTCCATGGCGCATTCGTGGCTGACCATGAAGTGCATCAAGTAGTGGAATATCTCAAGGAACACGGCGAACCGTGCTATGTTGAGGAAGTGCTCAAAGCAAGCGATGAAGACAGTGAATTGAGCGGTGAAAATGGTGAAACGAGCAGGCAGGCAGGAGGGGAATCGGATCCACTGTATGATGAAGCAGTGGCCATTGTGCTCAAATCACGCCGCGCTTCGATCTCACTAGTGCAGAGACAATTGCGTATCGGTTACAATCGTGCAGCGCGCCTGATCGAAGAAATGGAACGCGCTGGCCTTGTTTCCGCCATGCAAAGTAATGGTAACCGGGAAGTTTTAGCCCCTAACCGAGATGACTAA
- a CDS encoding IS110 family RNA-guided transposase, giving the protein MAKFKRSKLELIHPNAAGIDIGSASHFVAVPPDRDNKPVREFKSFTADLNGLADWLEACEIDTVAMESTGVYWIPLYELLESRGLTVYLVNARHVRNVSGRKSDVLDCQWLQQLMSFGLLSGAFRPKDEICALRAISRQRDMLIRYQARHVQHMQKALAQMNIQLANVISDIVGETGQKIVRAIITGERDGHILANLKSNRIRAGKDEIEKSLIGNWREEHLFALKQAMSLYDAYSERLTECDRQLETMLAALQVHKVEICQKKRRSNVKNAPKFDLRAHLIGMCGVDLTRIDGIEVTTAMKVLSEVGADMSRFKSAKQFASWLGLCPGTKISGGKVLSGASKRTANRAAQALRMAAVSLKSSQSALGAYYRRLCGRLDKAKAITATAHKLARLIYTMLTKGTEYVDKGQEYYEERYRQRVLHHLTVRARKLGFNLTPVPEAT; this is encoded by the coding sequence ATGGCAAAGTTCAAGCGAAGTAAATTGGAGTTAATCCATCCGAATGCAGCGGGGATTGATATTGGCTCTGCGAGCCATTTTGTGGCGGTACCGCCGGATCGAGATAACAAGCCGGTAAGGGAATTCAAGAGTTTCACCGCAGACCTGAATGGTTTAGCGGACTGGTTAGAGGCCTGTGAAATTGACACTGTGGCAATGGAATCGACGGGGGTATACTGGATTCCACTGTATGAACTTTTGGAGTCGCGCGGGCTGACTGTGTATCTAGTAAATGCGCGGCACGTTAGAAATGTTTCTGGCCGGAAGTCGGATGTACTGGACTGCCAATGGTTACAGCAACTGATGAGCTTTGGGTTGTTGTCTGGCGCATTCCGTCCGAAAGATGAGATATGTGCACTACGAGCCATATCTCGTCAACGCGATATGCTGATCCGTTATCAGGCGCGACATGTGCAACATATGCAAAAGGCTCTGGCGCAAATGAACATACAATTGGCGAACGTGATTTCGGATATTGTGGGCGAAACCGGTCAAAAGATCGTTCGTGCCATCATTACTGGTGAGAGAGATGGGCACATCCTGGCGAATCTCAAGAGCAATCGCATCCGGGCTGGCAAAGACGAGATTGAGAAATCGTTAATCGGGAATTGGCGGGAAGAACACCTGTTTGCACTCAAGCAAGCGATGTCACTCTATGACGCCTACAGCGAACGACTCACCGAATGTGACCGGCAGCTTGAAACCATGCTGGCGGCACTTCAGGTGCACAAGGTAGAGATCTGCCAGAAGAAGCGCCGCTCCAATGTCAAGAACGCTCCCAAATTTGATTTGCGTGCCCATCTGATTGGCATGTGTGGGGTTGATTTGACGCGAATTGACGGCATCGAAGTGACGACTGCGATGAAAGTCCTGAGTGAAGTGGGCGCTGACATGAGCAGGTTCAAGAGTGCGAAGCAGTTTGCCTCGTGGCTTGGGTTGTGTCCTGGAACAAAGATATCGGGCGGAAAAGTGCTATCGGGGGCAAGCAAGCGCACAGCGAACCGTGCGGCTCAGGCACTGCGCATGGCGGCAGTTTCATTGAAATCCAGCCAGTCTGCACTGGGTGCCTATTACAGAAGATTATGTGGCAGACTCGACAAGGCAAAGGCAATCACAGCGACAGCACACAAACTGGCGCGCTTGATCTACACGATGCTAACGAAAGGAACCGAGTACGTCGATAAAGGGCAGGAGTACTATGAGGAGCGATATCGTCAACGCGTGTTGCATCATCTGACTGTTCGCGCTCGGAAGCTGGGGTTTAATCTTACCCCTGTTCCTGAGGCTACTTAA
- a CDS encoding sensor domain-containing diguanylate cyclase: MGCTLVASIAVYSLVRPQIESALSRSIEITLKNKVHFFENQIEAGWAETSALATHPLLVEVLQQLNAEPDSDHAMRGLKQKMDSLHLAGITAATVFNINGNEVMQKGYLSQNQTKKFPMHAHHDLFLAWDDNELILHVKKDVLDQYELPIGSITTEKRLPQLTSYLREINEIGKSAELKLCETLEVAGQEMVCLVSNADFIKFERMPRDIKETKSLMSYALDGKSGMVTTNGYRQAPVVASFTPVSSLGMTMVLDKEEFCSAMSEQEKIIAVFLFVLIITGLLLLFWLVLPLMRKLARSEKKAQERLKECQCLHGIRRDMDRNLQEEEFYQKVIVRLIKAMQFPEITSVMIKLGDKQFVSDRYNKNLMHRLQAQILVNGDAYGWLYVIYSEERPFWLPEEQDLIDTIASDLGRWIEQKQTKQRITQMATHDGLTGLPNRYLLHDRIKQVLAHDRRTHEQAAVLFVDLDRFKSINDSQGHAIGDLLLQEVAARLTAIIRSADTVARHGGDEFIILLQNIRDSQEVKVVAQKILNELAQPFYIHGKELHIGGSIGIALFPHDGDDVETLLRNSDMAMYHAKKSGRNSYWFSSPEMNPK; this comes from the coding sequence GTGGGATGTACGCTGGTGGCAAGCATTGCAGTCTATAGTCTGGTGAGACCCCAAATTGAATCTGCACTTAGCAGAAGCATCGAAATCACATTGAAGAATAAAGTACATTTTTTTGAGAACCAGATTGAAGCAGGATGGGCAGAAACAAGTGCATTGGCAACCCATCCCCTCCTGGTTGAGGTTTTGCAGCAACTTAATGCAGAGCCAGATAGTGATCACGCCATGCGTGGTCTGAAACAAAAAATGGATTCCTTACACCTGGCAGGTATTACAGCAGCGACTGTATTTAATATTAATGGCAATGAAGTAATGCAAAAGGGTTATCTCTCCCAAAATCAAACCAAGAAATTTCCGATGCATGCCCACCATGACTTGTTTCTGGCATGGGATGATAATGAGCTTATTCTGCATGTTAAAAAAGATGTGCTGGACCAGTACGAGCTTCCTATCGGAAGCATCACAACGGAAAAAAGACTGCCTCAGCTAACAAGCTATCTCAGAGAAATCAATGAAATCGGTAAAAGCGCTGAGCTCAAATTGTGCGAAACGCTAGAAGTAGCAGGGCAGGAAATGGTATGTCTTGTGAGTAATGCTGATTTTATTAAATTCGAGCGGATGCCACGTGACATCAAAGAGACAAAATCGCTTATGAGTTACGCGCTGGATGGGAAATCAGGCATGGTTACTACGAATGGATACCGTCAAGCACCCGTAGTGGCATCATTTACTCCGGTGAGCTCGCTTGGTATGACGATGGTACTGGATAAGGAAGAGTTTTGCAGCGCGATGAGTGAACAGGAAAAAATCATCGCAGTGTTTCTTTTTGTGCTAATAATCACAGGATTACTACTATTGTTCTGGCTGGTATTGCCATTAATGCGCAAATTGGCCCGTTCCGAGAAAAAAGCACAGGAACGTTTAAAGGAATGCCAATGTCTGCATGGAATTCGTCGCGATATGGACCGTAATTTACAGGAGGAAGAGTTTTACCAAAAAGTCATCGTGCGTTTGATAAAGGCAATGCAGTTTCCGGAAATCACCTCTGTCATGATCAAACTTGGCGATAAGCAATTTGTTTCTGATCGATACAATAAGAATTTAATGCATAGGCTGCAAGCTCAGATCCTAGTCAACGGTGATGCTTATGGATGGTTATATGTCATTTATAGTGAAGAACGGCCCTTCTGGCTACCGGAAGAACAAGATTTGATCGATACGATCGCAAGTGATCTGGGAAGATGGATTGAGCAGAAGCAGACAAAGCAACGCATTACCCAGATGGCGACCCACGATGGACTAACCGGCCTGCCTAACCGCTATTTACTACACGACCGCATTAAACAGGTACTGGCTCATGACCGCCGTACACATGAACAGGCAGCGGTGTTATTTGTTGATTTGGATCGTTTCAAGAGCATTAATGATTCGCAGGGGCATGCAATAGGTGATTTGCTGTTACAGGAAGTAGCAGCAAGGCTAACTGCAATTATACGTAGCGCTGATACGGTAGCGCGTCATGGCGGAGATGAATTTATTATACTTTTGCAAAACATCAGAGATAGCCAGGAAGTGAAAGTGGTGGCACAAAAAATATTAAATGAATTGGCCCAGCCGTTCTATATTCATGGGAAGGAATTGCATATCGGCGGCAGTATTGGTATTGCTCTCTTCCCGCACGATGGAGACGATGTAGAGACATTGCTAAGAAATAGTGATATGGCGATGTATCATGCCAAAAAGAGTGGGCGCAATAGCTACTGGTTCTCTTCTCCCGAAATGAATCCAAAATAG
- a CDS encoding UPF0149 family protein, with protein sequence MSKNSENSELFLPLSLEELDELDDFLMSDDMSDETMALEALDGYLTAIVSGPIILKPSEWLSGIWGPSEQDRPAFKTKAQAQRILEGTSKNSSYKMRRVRRK encoded by the coding sequence ATGTCAAAAAATTCCGAAAATTCCGAGCTATTCCTGCCCTTGTCTCTGGAGGAATTGGATGAACTCGATGACTTCTTGATGTCTGATGATATGTCAGATGAAACCATGGCGCTTGAGGCGCTAGATGGTTATCTGACTGCTATAGTATCCGGGCCGATCATATTAAAGCCTAGTGAATGGCTATCCGGTATATGGGGACCTTCAGAACAAGATAGACCCGCATTCAAAACTAAAGCCCAAGCCCAGCGTATCCTTGAGGGCACCTCTAAAAATTCAAGCTATAAAATGAGGCGCGTTAGGAGAAAGTAG